In one window of Mesorhizobium sp. B2-1-1 DNA:
- a CDS encoding glyoxalase superfamily protein → MPKLGTVTPILRIFDIAKAHEFYVGFLGFQVLWEHRFDDNAPLYMAVGRDGCILHLSEHHGDGAPGIAMRIKVEDIAALHRELIGRAYRFARPGLEETPWKTREVSVADPFGNRLHFYEDAAG, encoded by the coding sequence ATGCCCAAACTCGGCACAGTGACGCCCATCCTGCGCATCTTCGACATTGCCAAGGCCCACGAGTTTTACGTCGGCTTCCTCGGCTTCCAGGTGCTGTGGGAGCACCGCTTTGACGACAACGCGCCGCTTTACATGGCGGTCGGCCGTGACGGCTGCATCCTGCATCTGAGCGAACACCATGGCGACGGCGCGCCCGGCATCGCCATGCGCATCAAGGTCGAGGACATCGCCGCCCTGCATCGCGAACTGATCGGCAGAGCATACCGTTTCGCCAGGCCGGGCCTGGAAGAGACGCCGTGGAAGACCCGCGAGGTGTCGGTTGCCGATCCGTTCGGCAACCGGCTGCATTTCTACGAGGATGCGGCCGGCTGA
- a CDS encoding ArsR/SmtB family transcription factor, whose protein sequence is MQEVDVFKAIANERRLRILDWLKDPRAHFPAQADGDLVEDGVCALLIAEKLGITQATLSEHMRVLTQAGLLRAKRIKQWTFYRRDEDRIAETRALIQNRL, encoded by the coding sequence ATGCAAGAGGTTGATGTGTTCAAGGCGATCGCCAACGAACGAAGGCTGCGGATCCTCGACTGGCTGAAGGATCCGCGCGCGCATTTCCCGGCCCAGGCGGATGGCGATCTGGTCGAGGACGGCGTCTGTGCGCTGCTGATCGCCGAAAAGCTCGGCATTACCCAGGCGACGCTCAGCGAGCACATGCGTGTGCTCACCCAGGCAGGGCTGTTACGGGCCAAGCGCATCAAGCAATGGACATTCTATCGCCGCGACGAGGACAGGATCGCTGAGACAAGAGCGCTCATCCAGAACCGGCTATAG
- a CDS encoding response regulator, with product MAKLLIVEDDESVRTLAARALERAGHAIDIAADGAQGLALIRAAKGGYDLVVSDIRMPEMDGIEMAIAASGLFPSMKILLMTGYADQRERAEELNGIILDVVQKPFTLAEIRSRVERALSIFA from the coding sequence ATGGCAAAGCTTCTGATCGTTGAGGACGATGAGTCCGTCCGCACCCTCGCAGCCCGGGCGCTCGAACGCGCCGGACACGCAATCGACATCGCCGCCGACGGCGCGCAAGGACTGGCGCTGATACGCGCCGCGAAGGGCGGCTATGATCTCGTCGTCTCCGACATCCGCATGCCCGAGATGGACGGCATCGAGATGGCGATTGCAGCTTCGGGTCTTTTCCCGTCGATGAAGATCCTGCTGATGACCGGCTATGCCGATCAGCGCGAGCGCGCCGAGGAGTTGAACGGCATCATCCTCGACGTCGTGCAGAAGCCGTTCACGCTGGCCGAAATCCGTTCACGCGTCGAACGGGCGCTGAGCATTTTCGCCTGA
- the lysA gene encoding diaminopimelate decarboxylase, with protein sequence MNHFDYRDGVLHAEDVAISDIAATVGTPFYCYSTATLTRHYHVFVQAFAGLDALVCYAMKANSNQAVLKTLARLGAGADVVSEGELRRALAAGIPASKILFSGVGKTAREMDFALAAGILCFNVESEPELELLSSRAVALGKVAPVSLRINPDVDARTHKKISTGKAENKFGIPWQKARQVYARAAELPGIKVTGIDTHIGSQITELQPFDDAFALLVELVGALRADGHAIEHVDLGGGLGIPYRVDNNPPPLPDAYAQIVRKHVTKLGLKVMFEPGRLIVGNAGILVSQVIFAKEGDAKNFLVVDAAMNDLIRPTLYDAFHDIRPVVLPPADAPRMTVDIVGPVCETGDYLGLDRDLPRLKSGDLVAIATAGAYGAVQAGTYNTRLLVPEVLVDGDRFHVVRPRQTYDELIGLDSIPDWLA encoded by the coding sequence GTGAACCATTTCGACTACCGCGACGGCGTGCTTCATGCCGAGGACGTGGCGATATCGGACATCGCCGCAACCGTCGGCACGCCATTCTACTGCTATTCGACGGCCACGCTGACCAGGCACTACCACGTCTTCGTCCAGGCATTTGCCGGGCTCGATGCACTGGTCTGCTACGCCATGAAAGCGAATTCCAATCAGGCGGTGCTCAAAACCCTGGCCAGGCTCGGCGCCGGAGCCGACGTGGTGTCGGAAGGCGAGTTGCGGCGCGCGCTGGCAGCCGGCATCCCGGCCAGCAAGATCCTGTTCTCCGGCGTCGGCAAGACCGCGCGTGAGATGGACTTTGCGCTGGCAGCCGGCATCCTGTGCTTCAACGTCGAATCCGAGCCCGAACTCGAACTGCTCTCGTCGCGCGCCGTTGCCCTGGGCAAGGTGGCGCCGGTCTCGCTGCGCATCAATCCGGATGTCGACGCCAGGACGCACAAGAAGATCTCGACAGGCAAAGCCGAGAACAAGTTCGGCATCCCATGGCAGAAGGCGCGTCAGGTCTATGCGCGCGCGGCTGAATTGCCGGGCATCAAGGTCACCGGCATCGACACCCATATCGGCAGCCAGATCACCGAGCTGCAACCCTTCGACGATGCCTTCGCGCTTTTGGTGGAACTGGTCGGCGCGCTGCGCGCCGACGGCCATGCCATCGAGCATGTCGATCTCGGCGGCGGTCTCGGCATTCCCTACCGCGTCGACAACAACCCGCCACCGCTCCCCGACGCCTACGCGCAGATCGTCCGCAAGCACGTCACCAAGCTTGGCTTGAAGGTGATGTTCGAGCCGGGCCGGCTGATCGTTGGCAATGCCGGTATCCTCGTCTCGCAAGTGATCTTCGCCAAAGAAGGCGATGCCAAGAATTTCCTCGTCGTCGACGCCGCCATGAACGACCTGATCCGGCCGACGCTCTACGACGCTTTCCACGACATAAGACCGGTGGTGCTGCCGCCCGCCGACGCGCCGCGCATGACGGTCGATATCGTCGGCCCGGTCTGCGAGACCGGCGACTATCTCGGCCTCGACCGCGACCTGCCAAGGCTCAAGTCCGGCGACCTGGTCGCCATCGCCACCGCCGGCGCCTATGGCGCGGTACAGGCGGGCACCTACAACACCCGCCTACTGGTGCCGGAAGTGCTGGTCGACGGCGATCGTTTCCACGTCGTGCGCCCGCGCCAGACCTATGACGAACTGATCGGGCTGGATTCGATCCCCGACTGGCTTGCATAG
- the argH gene encoding argininosuccinate lyase: protein MSDKKTSNQMWGGRFASGPAAIMEAINASISFDRKLYAQDIRGSIAHSAMLAQTGIISVADQEKIAHGLNTILKEIEAGTFEFSTRLEDIHMNVEARLAELVGPAAGRLHTARSRNDQVAVDLRLWVKDECFRVAEALKGLVGALLERAEQHAATVMPGFTHMQAAQPVTFGHHCMAYVEMFSRDLSRVRDAIERMDESPLGAAALAGTSFPIDRHRTATALGFREPMRNSLDSVSDRDFALEFLGLAAICATHLSRLAEEIIIWSTPQFGFIRLSDSFSTGSSIMPQKKNPDAAELVRGKTGRVTGHLVGLLTVMKGMPLTYGKDMQEDKESVFDAAETLDLMLAAMTGMVSDMTVNAAAMKKAASSGHATATDLADWLVRTLGLPFREAHHVTGRAVALAEEKKLSLEKLALEDLQSIHPGITKDIFSVLAVQNSVKSRTSFGGTAPSEVRKQIRYWKKRLAKA, encoded by the coding sequence ATGAGCGACAAGAAGACCAGCAACCAGATGTGGGGCGGACGATTTGCCTCGGGTCCGGCCGCGATCATGGAAGCGATCAACGCGTCGATCTCGTTCGACCGCAAACTCTATGCGCAGGACATCAGAGGTTCGATCGCCCATAGCGCGATGCTGGCGCAAACGGGCATTATTTCGGTGGCCGATCAAGAGAAAATCGCTCACGGCCTGAACACGATCCTGAAAGAGATCGAGGCGGGCACGTTTGAATTCTCGACAAGGCTGGAAGACATCCACATGAACGTCGAGGCCCGCCTCGCCGAGCTGGTCGGTCCGGCCGCCGGCCGGCTGCACACGGCCCGCTCTCGCAACGACCAGGTTGCAGTGGACCTCCGGCTCTGGGTCAAGGACGAGTGCTTTCGCGTCGCCGAGGCCTTGAAGGGCCTGGTCGGTGCGTTGCTGGAGCGGGCCGAGCAGCATGCCGCGACGGTGATGCCGGGCTTCACTCATATGCAGGCGGCGCAGCCGGTGACATTCGGCCACCACTGCATGGCCTATGTCGAGATGTTTTCGCGCGACCTGTCGCGGGTGCGCGACGCCATCGAACGCATGGACGAAAGCCCGCTGGGTGCGGCCGCCCTTGCCGGCACCAGCTTTCCGATCGACCGCCACCGGACCGCCACGGCGCTCGGCTTCCGCGAGCCGATGCGCAATTCTTTGGACAGCGTCTCGGACCGCGATTTCGCGCTGGAATTCCTGGGACTGGCGGCCATATGCGCCACGCATCTGTCGCGGCTGGCGGAAGAAATCATCATCTGGTCAACGCCGCAATTCGGCTTCATCAGGCTGTCGGACAGCTTCTCCACCGGCTCCTCGATCATGCCGCAGAAGAAGAACCCCGACGCCGCCGAACTGGTGCGCGGCAAGACCGGGCGCGTCACCGGCCATCTGGTCGGCCTGCTGACGGTGATGAAGGGCATGCCTTTGACCTATGGCAAGGACATGCAGGAAGACAAGGAATCGGTGTTCGATGCCGCCGAGACGCTCGACCTGATGCTGGCGGCGATGACCGGCATGGTCTCCGATATGACGGTGAACGCGGCGGCGATGAAGAAGGCTGCCAGCTCCGGCCACGCAACCGCGACCGACCTTGCCGACTGGCTGGTGCGCACGCTCGGCCTGCCGTTCCGGGAAGCGCATCATGTCACGGGACGGGCGGTGGCGCTGGCCGAAGAGAAGAAGCTGAGCCTGGAGAAGCTTGCGCTGGAAGACTTGCAGTCGATCCACCCCGGCATCACGAAGGACATCTTTTCGGTGCTGGCCGTGCAGAACTCGGTGAAGAGCCGCACCTCCTTCGGCGGCACCGCACCGTCGGAAGTCAGGAAGCAGATCCGCTACTGGAAAAAGCGGCTGGCCAAGGCGTGA
- the hpt gene encoding hypoxanthine phosphoribosyltransferase: MPVVRGKDIEVLFSASAIARRNLELAKEIAGHDYHDLLVISVLKGSFIFAADLIRAMHDVGLSPEVEFIFISSYGAGTTSGEVRVLRDIDNEVAGRDVLLIDDILESGKTLSFTRDLMLSRGARSCAIAVLLDKRMRRQTTLNADYIGFDCPDYFVVGYGMDVAHAFRELPFVGVVKGDA; this comes from the coding sequence ATGCCAGTTGTGCGCGGCAAGGACATCGAGGTCCTGTTTTCGGCGTCGGCCATCGCCCGGCGCAATCTCGAACTCGCCAAGGAGATCGCCGGGCACGACTATCACGATCTTCTGGTGATCTCGGTGCTGAAGGGCTCGTTCATCTTCGCCGCAGACCTTATCCGCGCCATGCATGATGTCGGCCTGTCGCCGGAGGTCGAGTTCATCTTCATCTCCAGCTACGGCGCTGGCACCACAAGCGGCGAGGTGAGGGTGCTGCGCGACATCGACAACGAGGTTGCCGGCCGCGACGTGCTTCTGATCGACGACATTCTGGAGTCGGGCAAGACGCTGAGCTTCACCCGCGACCTGATGCTGTCACGCGGCGCCAGAAGCTGCGCCATCGCGGTGCTGCTCGACAAGCGCATGCGCCGCCAGACCACCCTCAATGCCGATTATATCGGATTCGACTGCCCCGACTATTTCGTCGTCGGCTACGGCATGGATGTCGCGCACGCCTTTCGCGAACTGCCGTTCGTCGGCGTCGTCAAAGGCGATGCGTGA
- a CDS encoding LysR family transcriptional regulator produces the protein MRPTLDSDLLRTFVAIVEAGNFTKAAEQAGRTQSAVSMQMKKLESVIGDSLFERGSRGVALTRRGGELIVNARRIVSLLDETAASMAAAPLGGPVRIGIPEEYGHAILSRALGAFSKRHTKVEVTVRYAHSGAQIAALAAGELDLCVVFEWQDPSGGEVLMHDPTVWVTSILHNMHEERPVPIALYNRAGWCKDFAIKSLEQRGLGYRVAYTSDTTGGLKLAVTSGLAIAPISRSNIPDGCRELTSADGFGDIDSSNVVMHRNPNASGEAIDGMQEAIREAFVNRQTQPAASS, from the coding sequence ATGCGGCCCACTCTCGACAGCGATCTCCTGCGCACCTTCGTGGCCATTGTCGAAGCAGGCAATTTCACCAAGGCGGCCGAGCAGGCCGGCCGCACCCAATCGGCGGTTTCGATGCAGATGAAGAAGCTCGAAAGCGTCATCGGCGACAGCCTGTTCGAGCGCGGGTCGCGCGGCGTGGCGCTGACGCGGCGCGGCGGCGAGCTGATCGTCAATGCCCGCCGCATCGTCTCGCTGCTCGACGAGACGGCCGCGTCGATGGCGGCGGCGCCGCTCGGCGGGCCGGTGCGGATCGGCATTCCGGAAGAATACGGCCATGCCATCCTGTCGCGCGCGCTCGGCGCGTTCTCGAAGCGTCACACCAAGGTCGAGGTCACCGTGCGCTATGCCCATTCGGGGGCGCAGATAGCGGCGCTTGCCGCCGGCGAACTCGATCTTTGCGTGGTGTTCGAATGGCAGGATCCTTCAGGCGGCGAGGTGCTGATGCATGATCCGACGGTGTGGGTGACATCGATCCTGCATAACATGCATGAGGAGCGTCCGGTGCCGATCGCTCTCTATAACCGAGCCGGCTGGTGCAAGGATTTCGCCATCAAATCGCTCGAGCAGCGCGGGCTCGGCTATCGTGTCGCCTACACCAGCGACACGACCGGCGGCCTGAAGCTTGCCGTCACCTCGGGACTGGCGATCGCACCGATTTCGCGCAGCAACATTCCGGACGGCTGCCGCGAGTTGACGTCCGCCGACGGTTTCGGCGACATCGATTCCTCGAATGTGGTGATGCATCGCAACCCGAATGCGTCGGGCGAGGCGATCGACGGCATGCAAGAGGCGATCCGCGAGGCGTTCGTCAACAGGCAGACTCAGCCGGCCGCATCCTCGTAG
- the tlpA gene encoding thiol:disulfide interchange protein TlpA, whose amino-acid sequence MADGNRFFPAPRLILAALVAGALAGAVAVYVSESRSGNNAASQVAVGDSKDDVACAAKSERAKKIAAAATGEVAALLPADPPQSMKSLAFNGPDGKPMTIADRAGKTVLLNLWATWCAPCRAEMPALDALQKEKGSDAFQVVAVNVDAGDDVKPKKFLKDTGVEALGYYRDSTMALFNELKTRGLALGLPVTMLIDGEGCLIAHMNGPAEWSGPDAKRLVEAALGS is encoded by the coding sequence ATGGCAGACGGAAACAGATTTTTCCCGGCCCCGCGCCTGATCCTCGCCGCCCTGGTGGCGGGAGCGCTGGCCGGCGCGGTCGCGGTATATGTCAGCGAGAGCCGGTCTGGCAACAACGCCGCGTCGCAAGTCGCCGTCGGCGACAGCAAGGACGATGTCGCCTGCGCCGCCAAGAGCGAACGCGCCAAGAAGATCGCCGCAGCCGCCACCGGCGAGGTCGCGGCGCTCTTGCCAGCCGATCCGCCGCAATCGATGAAGAGCCTCGCCTTCAACGGCCCGGACGGCAAGCCGATGACCATCGCCGACCGTGCCGGCAAGACGGTGCTGCTCAATCTGTGGGCGACATGGTGCGCGCCATGCCGCGCCGAAATGCCGGCGCTGGACGCCTTGCAGAAGGAGAAAGGCAGCGATGCGTTCCAGGTCGTCGCCGTCAACGTCGATGCCGGCGACGACGTGAAGCCGAAGAAGTTCCTCAAGGACACCGGCGTCGAGGCACTCGGCTATTACAGGGATTCGACGATGGCGCTGTTCAACGAGCTCAAGACGCGCGGCCTGGCGCTCGGCCTGCCCGTCACCATGCTGATCGACGGCGAAGGCTGCCTGATCGCCCATATGAACGGCCCGGCCGAGTGGTCGGGGCCGGACGCCAAGCGGCTTGTCGAGGCCGCGCTCGGGTCTTGA
- a CDS encoding threonine/serine dehydratase — protein sequence MTNGNTITRERIAMMEPRIRRYVRHTPVLRVDMADFDRPPLAVDLKLECLQHSGSFKARGAFTNLLERQVPGAGVVAASGGNHGAAVAYAAMRLGHRATIFVPKVSPPAKLERIRSYGAELVVGGARYAEALAASERFAEQTGALQIHAFNQEETLIGQGTLGLEIENDLPQIDTLLVAVGGGGLIGGIAAWFAGRIRIVAVEPEGAPTLYRALEAGHPVDAPAEGIAADSLAPKRVGEMMFPIAEAFVERSILVSDDDIVAAQKALWDRVRIISEPGGAAAFGAILSGRYAPAPGERLAVLVCGANANPAKF from the coding sequence ATGACCAACGGCAACACCATAACGCGCGAACGCATCGCGATGATGGAACCGCGCATCCGTCGCTATGTGCGCCACACGCCGGTGCTGCGCGTCGACATGGCCGACTTCGACCGGCCGCCGCTGGCGGTCGATCTCAAACTCGAATGCCTGCAGCATTCCGGTTCGTTCAAGGCGCGCGGCGCGTTCACCAATCTTCTCGAGCGGCAGGTCCCCGGGGCCGGTGTCGTCGCCGCCTCGGGCGGCAATCATGGAGCGGCGGTGGCGTATGCCGCCATGCGTCTCGGCCACAGGGCGACCATCTTCGTTCCGAAGGTGAGCCCGCCGGCCAAGCTGGAGCGCATTCGCAGCTACGGCGCCGAGCTGGTCGTCGGCGGCGCCCGCTATGCCGAGGCGCTGGCCGCCAGCGAACGTTTCGCCGAGCAAACCGGCGCCTTGCAGATCCACGCTTTCAACCAGGAGGAAACGCTTATCGGGCAAGGCACGCTCGGGCTGGAAATCGAGAACGACCTGCCTCAGATCGACACTTTGCTGGTCGCCGTCGGCGGCGGCGGCCTGATCGGCGGCATCGCCGCCTGGTTCGCCGGCCGTATCCGCATCGTCGCCGTCGAACCGGAGGGCGCGCCGACACTCTATCGCGCCCTCGAGGCCGGCCATCCGGTCGATGCGCCGGCCGAGGGCATCGCCGCCGATTCCCTGGCGCCCAAACGTGTCGGCGAGATGATGTTCCCGATCGCCGAGGCCTTCGTGGAACGCTCCATCCTGGTCAGCGACGACGACATCGTCGCCGCCCAGAAGGCGCTGTGGGACCGGGTGCGGATCATCTCGGAACCCGGTGGCGCCGCGGCGTTCGGCGCCATCCTGTCCGGCCGCTATGCGCCGGCACCCGGCGAACGGCTCGCCGTCCTGGTCTGCGGCGCGAACGCAAACCCGGCGAAATTCTGA
- a CDS encoding TIGR02302 family protein, which yields MTERPIFSSDRGLAGRLALSRLATRVSMMVERGWPLLLPLLVVASLFLSISWLGLFPRLPDAARIGLVAAFGVATLAALYPLRFFRMPGGAEIDRRIEAANHLLHHPVQTQTDRPSGRESSFSQALWREHQKRMADRLDSLGADVPRTRVPERDPWGLRAVAALLLVTAFAFSFGPTGGRIADAFSAQDAHDAVPPRIDAWVTPPVYTGKPPIFLTADANQAAPAFHVPEGSDVSLRVTGGTGEETLAYADKNGNARAIDPADPQAAAAKPAASPAAQSKVRQFIGKLTSDGTLTLKSGEDELGRWAFAVIPDKPPQIRFVGEPKRAVNGAFELNYQIDDDYGAANAKAVFALADPQAPDARPLYGPPDMPLTLPRRGGKANAARTSKDLTEHVWAGAEIKLTLVATDDARHTASSETKTLVMPERPFSNSLARAVIEQRRLLALDANAKPRVLDLMDAITLRPEDTFDNMSHYLAIMSARSRLKMADSDDQLRNEVSYLWEIALGIEEGNLSAAEKRLRQAQQALQDAIKNGASDAEIEKAMKELREAMNQFLREFAERAKQNPNAPQMQQNGQELRQSDIDRMMDQIENLAKSGDRDKAQQLLSQLQDMMNNLQAGRQQQGGQQDSQMRQQMDKLGDILRRQQEMMNDTFRMDQMQRGERQRGQNRDEQLGEGGGEDQDRPGAGENRDPLAGQKPMTPQEFADALKQLQEGQGQLKNDLEQLKKGLEGMGMEPNEGFGEAGKSMGNAEQALGDGEGDQAVGHQGRALEALRKGAKDMMKQMQAMQGDEGGSEEGGRQQNADRDPLGRPRASQGPDFGDSVKVPDEIDVQRARQILEAIRKRLGNALSPDIERSYLERLLELK from the coding sequence ATGACGGAACGACCGATCTTCAGCAGCGATCGCGGTCTTGCCGGGCGCCTGGCGCTCAGCCGGCTGGCGACGCGGGTCTCGATGATGGTCGAACGGGGTTGGCCGCTCCTGCTGCCGCTTCTCGTCGTCGCCAGCCTGTTTCTCAGCATTTCCTGGCTAGGGCTTTTCCCGCGCCTGCCCGATGCGGCGCGCATCGGGTTGGTCGCCGCCTTCGGCGTTGCGACACTGGCCGCGCTCTATCCGCTACGCTTTTTCCGCATGCCGGGCGGCGCCGAGATCGACCGCCGCATCGAGGCGGCCAATCACTTGCTGCACCACCCCGTCCAGACCCAGACGGACCGGCCGAGCGGCCGCGAAAGCAGCTTCTCGCAGGCGCTGTGGCGCGAGCACCAGAAGCGCATGGCCGACAGGCTCGACAGCCTCGGCGCCGACGTGCCGCGCACGCGCGTGCCGGAACGCGATCCCTGGGGATTGCGCGCCGTGGCAGCGCTTCTGCTCGTCACCGCCTTCGCTTTTTCCTTCGGACCGACTGGTGGCCGGATAGCCGACGCGTTCAGCGCCCAGGACGCGCATGACGCCGTGCCGCCGCGCATCGATGCGTGGGTGACGCCGCCCGTTTATACCGGCAAGCCGCCGATCTTCCTTACGGCAGACGCCAACCAGGCGGCGCCGGCTTTCCACGTTCCCGAAGGCAGTGATGTTTCGCTGCGCGTCACCGGCGGCACGGGCGAGGAGACGCTTGCCTATGCCGATAAGAATGGCAATGCCCGCGCCATCGATCCCGCCGACCCGCAGGCGGCCGCGGCCAAGCCGGCGGCAAGCCCGGCAGCGCAGTCCAAAGTGCGCCAGTTCATCGGCAAGCTGACGAGCGATGGCACGCTGACGCTGAAGTCGGGCGAGGACGAACTCGGCCGTTGGGCCTTCGCGGTGATCCCGGACAAGCCGCCGCAGATCCGTTTCGTCGGGGAGCCGAAGCGCGCTGTCAACGGCGCTTTCGAGCTCAACTACCAGATCGACGACGATTATGGCGCCGCCAACGCCAAGGCCGTGTTCGCGCTCGCCGATCCGCAGGCGCCCGATGCGCGTCCGCTCTACGGTCCGCCTGACATGCCGCTGACGCTACCGCGCCGCGGCGGCAAGGCGAATGCCGCCAGGACCTCGAAGGACCTGACCGAACACGTCTGGGCCGGCGCCGAGATCAAGCTGACGCTGGTCGCCACCGACGATGCCCGGCATACGGCGAGCAGCGAAACCAAGACGTTGGTGATGCCGGAGCGGCCGTTCTCCAATTCGCTGGCGCGTGCCGTTATCGAGCAGCGCCGCCTGCTGGCGCTCGACGCGAACGCCAAGCCGCGCGTGCTCGACCTGATGGATGCGATCACGCTGCGGCCCGAGGACACGTTCGACAACATGTCCCACTACCTCGCAATCATGAGCGCGCGCAGCCGGTTGAAGATGGCCGACAGCGACGACCAGTTGCGCAACGAGGTCTCCTATCTCTGGGAAATCGCGCTCGGCATCGAGGAGGGCAATCTCTCGGCTGCCGAGAAGCGGCTGCGCCAGGCGCAGCAGGCTTTGCAGGATGCTATCAAGAACGGCGCCAGCGACGCGGAGATCGAAAAGGCGATGAAGGAATTGCGCGAGGCGATGAACCAGTTCCTGCGGGAATTCGCCGAGCGCGCCAAGCAGAATCCCAACGCCCCGCAGATGCAGCAGAACGGCCAGGAACTACGCCAGAGCGACATCGACCGCATGATGGACCAGATCGAGAACCTGGCGAAGTCCGGCGATCGCGACAAGGCGCAGCAATTGCTGTCGCAGCTGCAGGACATGATGAACAACCTCCAGGCCGGCCGCCAGCAGCAGGGTGGCCAGCAGGACAGCCAGATGCGCCAGCAGATGGACAAGCTCGGCGACATCCTGCGGCGCCAGCAGGAGATGATGAACGACACCTTCCGCATGGACCAGATGCAACGCGGCGAGCGCCAGCGCGGCCAGAACCGCGATGAACAGCTCGGCGAAGGCGGCGGCGAGGATCAGGACAGACCGGGCGCAGGCGAGAACCGCGATCCGCTCGCCGGGCAAAAGCCGATGACGCCGCAGGAATTCGCCGACGCGCTGAAGCAGTTGCAGGAAGGCCAGGGCCAGCTGAAGAACGACCTCGAACAGTTGAAGAAGGGGCTCGAGGGGATGGGCATGGAGCCCAATGAAGGATTTGGCGAGGCGGGCAAATCAATGGGCAATGCCGAGCAGGCCCTGGGCGATGGTGAAGGTGATCAGGCCGTTGGCCACCAGGGCCGCGCTCTGGAGGCGCTGCGCAAGGGTGCCAAGGACATGATGAAGCAGATGCAGGCCATGCAGGGCGACGAAGGCGGCAGCGAGGAAGGCGGTCGCCAGCAGAACGCCGATCGCGATCCGCTCGGCCGGCCGCGTGCCAGCCAGGGTCCCGATTTTGGCGATTCGGTGAAGGTGCCGGACGAGATCGACGTGCAGCGCGCGCGCCAGATCCTGGAAGCGATCCGCAAGCGGCTCGGCAATGCGCTCAGCCCCGATATCGAGCGCAGCTATCTGGAACGGCTGCTGGAACTGAAATAG
- a CDS encoding lipoprotein has protein sequence MTGSRILVTLTLLAALAAVTACGRRSGLDTPYEAAVQARKDAEKAHQPVPPEPEKPVADKKFILDPLL, from the coding sequence ATGACCGGAAGCAGGATTTTGGTGACACTGACGCTGCTTGCGGCGCTTGCCGCCGTTACGGCTTGCGGCAGAAGGTCCGGTCTCGACACGCCTTACGAGGCGGCCGTGCAGGCACGCAAGGACGCCGAGAAGGCCCACCAGCCTGTGCCGCCGGAACCGGAAAAACCGGTCGCGGACAAGAAGTTCATTCTCGACCCGCTGCTCTAG
- a CDS encoding DMT family transporter produces MRNRMVLGMLSLCLGVLVFSLQDPLVKAVSGGYPVTEVMAIRAVVALPILIVLVHADVGLRAILSRRFGVLTMRAFIQFTSYTMYYLAIAALPLADAVALYFMAPLCIMVLAGPYLGERVSWQTLATVLIGLLGVVVMLRPGAGLFDWAALLSLGSAVLYGFSQLMARKIGDTESSTVMAFYQNGAYLAGAALVASLFWLAGINHAAHPSLEFLVRPWLWPTLPDFLKMAACGFVASAGMILLSQAYRMAPANRVATFEYTGILWSPLWGFLFFAEVPRSTTVIGAALIIGAGLLALNTGRRKLPVLVAADPA; encoded by the coding sequence ATGCGCAATCGGATGGTGCTCGGCATGCTGAGCCTGTGCCTGGGCGTGTTGGTCTTCTCGTTGCAGGACCCGCTGGTCAAGGCGGTGTCGGGCGGCTACCCCGTGACCGAGGTGATGGCCATCCGCGCGGTCGTCGCCCTGCCGATCCTGATCGTGCTCGTCCATGCCGATGTCGGGCTGCGTGCGATCCTGTCGCGGCGGTTCGGCGTGCTGACCATGCGCGCCTTCATTCAGTTCACCTCCTACACCATGTACTACCTCGCCATCGCCGCCTTGCCCCTGGCCGATGCCGTGGCGCTCTATTTCATGGCCCCGCTCTGCATCATGGTGCTGGCCGGGCCCTATCTTGGCGAACGGGTCTCCTGGCAGACGCTGGCGACCGTGTTGATCGGGCTGCTTGGCGTCGTCGTGATGCTGCGCCCGGGTGCGGGACTGTTCGACTGGGCGGCGCTGCTGTCGCTGGGCTCCGCGGTGCTCTACGGCTTCTCGCAACTGATGGCGCGTAAGATCGGCGACACCGAATCCTCGACCGTGATGGCTTTCTACCAGAACGGTGCCTATCTCGCCGGCGCCGCACTGGTCGCAAGCCTGTTCTGGCTTGCCGGCATCAATCATGCCGCCCATCCCAGCCTGGAATTCCTGGTGCGGCCCTGGCTGTGGCCGACGCTGCCGGATTTCCTCAAGATGGCCGCCTGCGGCTTCGTCGCCTCCGCCGGCATGATCTTGCTGTCGCAGGCCTACCGGATGGCGCCGGCCAACCGCGTCGCCACCTTCGAATACACAGGCATCCTGTGGTCGCCGCTGTGGGGTTTTCTGTTCTTCGCCGAAGTGCCGCGGTCGACGACCGTGATCGGCGCTGCCCTTATCATCGGCGCCGGCCTGCTTGCGCTCAACACCGGACGGCGCAAGCTCCCGGTACTCGTCGCTGCCGATCCCGCCTGA